In Brassica rapa cultivar Chiifu-401-42 chromosome A06, CAAS_Brap_v3.01, whole genome shotgun sequence, a single window of DNA contains:
- the LOC103872682 gene encoding E3 ubiquitin-protein ligase RNF181-like — protein MATWLLRPCRGGKDNYPEPDDVGIIRVTTRLFGQDDNSTFTVLSLARDFIANDECKSKEDLNYFLLEAGINEDVISNAILELIVYVDEVTCPASIEYSPGCALKVRLDLIPDYLDDDDDTEIQEAAQVSFDETSSIWFRPASKLVVKSLTRKIYNKKIKKEKKKMVSLEECRICLQDFNNGGMVVTLSCGHEFDDECIVKWFETSHVCPLCRLELPCQDELYHVKIVGLNFGYLL, from the exons ATGGCTACGTGGTTACTTCGACCCTGTCGTGGTGGTAAAG ATAACTACCCTGAACCAGACGATGTGGGCATAATCAGAGTCACGACAAGGCTCTTTGGCCAAGATGATAACTCGACGTTCACGGTTCTGTCGCTTGCAAGAGACTTCATCGCGAACGACGAGTGTAAAAGCAAAGAAGACTTGAACTACTTCTTGTTGGAAGCCGGAATCAATGAAGATGTTATCAGTAATGCGATATTGGAGCTAATTGTTTATGTTGATGAGGTAACTTGCCCTGCAAGTATCGAGTACTCTCCTGGATGTGCTTTGAAAGTTCGGTTGGATCTTATTCCTGATTAtctcgatgatgatgatgacactGAGATTCAAGAAGCTGCTCAAGTCTCGTTTGATGAGACTAGCAGTATCTGGTTTCGACCAGCTAGCAAGCTCGTTGTCAAGTCGCTAACCAGAAAAATATACAACAAGAAgattaaaaaggaaaagaagaagatggttaGCTTGGAAGAGTGCAGGATCTGTTTGCAAGACTTTAACAATGGAGGAATGGTTGTGACTTTATCATGTGGACATGAGTTTGACGATGAGTGTATCGTAAAGTGGTTTGAGACCAGTCATGTTTGTCCGTTGTGTCGTCTCGAGTTGCCATGTCAAGATGAACTATATCATGTCAAGATTGTAGGGTTGAACTTCGGTTACTTATTGTAA
- the LOC117125805 gene encoding RING-H2 finger protein ATL79-like codes for MKHKLSHEIDNYPESDDAGTLRVTAKIFGQDDNSTFTTLSLAKDFLDDENEECKSKEDLNYFLLEAGITEDVIHNAILELIVYVDEVTCPESIEYSPGCALKVQLDLVPDHLDDDDDDSEIQEAAQVSFDDTSNIRFRPASKLVVKSLPRKVYKKKNENKKMVSLEECRICLQEFSNGGMVVTLSCGHEFDDECIVKWFETSHVCPLCRLELPCQDDEL; via the coding sequence ATGAAACACAAACTATCCCACGAAATCGATAACTACCCTGAATCAGACGATGCGGGCACACTCAGAGTCACGGCTAAGATCTTTGGCCAAGATGATAACTCGACATTCACGACTCTGTCCCTTGCCAAAGACTTCTTAGATGATGAGAACGAAGAGTGTAAAAGCAAAGAAGACTTGAACTACTTCTTGTTGGAAGCCGGAATCACCGAAGATGTTATCCATAATGCGATATTGGAGCTAATTGTTTATGTTGATGAGGTAACATGCCCTGAAAGTATCGAGTACTCTCCTGGCTGTGCTTTGAAAGTTCAGTTGGATCTTGTTCCTGATCAtctcgatgatgatgatgatgactctGAGATTCAAGAAGCTGCTCAAGTCTCGTTTGATGATACTAGCAATATCCGGTTTCGACCAGCTAGCAAGCTCGTGGTCAAGTCGCTACCCAGGAAAGTATACAAGAAGAAGAACGAGAACAAGAAGATGGTTAGCTTGGAAGAGTGCAGGATTTGTTTGCAAGAGTTTAGCAATGGAGGAATGGTTGTGACTTTATCATGTGGACATGAGTTTGACGATGAGTGTATCGTAAAGTGGTTTGAGACCAGTCATGTTTGTCCATTGTGTCGTCTCGAGTTACCTTGTCAAGATGATGAACTATAG
- the LOC117125797 gene encoding uncharacterized protein LOC117125797, whose product MEDYSEEEAEEYNTSEVDWGEEADQDCWDDGDDHTEGQWCADSVPEYVPNDEQEYPEVEPESMDRYSTCYGPKSQLIYEDSSEGKYYSQACPRREKTTVAAPSRSYHGSLSRHAHSKPWNYNGDQFYQNRLAAPSIHFSGHKQGPSAYLRWEDDMEQWFIAWRIPEKLKLTYAKDTLTGEAYNWWSQLDADRIYFNDPAFTWKEVKMLMYSEFVKKAKYIQKVSTRRLIKHQVLQPTVQREVVSQRQSSRPVHPPQVKRNQGEHSNSLKPSEVICYRCQGKGHLAKECPTKRVVKSVLSEAKETNLEVSDSDTRIDDSFSRMDKHMDDLINLIKARSTSVSSNSMTVLTHLSSAQKVESISGTNIEIKEQEPNLAAQSSPTLDKNVDEGLGNEEARTEAKQQENNEQSTLETSTPADHALEVVNTKAESMQDNQVSEALNLTQYYFFESSTSSMKHLLLPISDDSDIGTMEKHPEPNSQPYTQAVVNGETNCEIGDFEKETMILPREIIDRPWKGGIASLLIKEEPPVGQCITKPCIYQGKTIASQIRMKPNLLYLGAGKLVLRTKPFEEGGNDEDLKSVAGPPTHEINHTSYIGASSDIGALKEGYLCNHKEFNRETSFYRFSTQPEHAANWFHTKKSNGLGDMPVTSQTIYTTSELVLIKESNSLLKECATQTHVWKPGDYSLHLRAVGEFLPCTSSHMIKMNPLFVNLPYMDAFTLGVIETNGSFPFSSGTT is encoded by the exons ATGGAGGATTACTCAGAAGAAGAGGCTGAAGAATACAACACGTCTGAGGTAGATTGGGGAGAAGAAGCTGACCAGGATTGTTGGGACGATGGAGATGACCACACTGAAGGTCAATGGTGCGCAGACTCTGTTCCAGAGTATGTCCCAAACGATGAACAAGAATACCCAGAGGTGGAACCAGAATCAATGGACCGGTATTCAACTTGCTATGGTCCCAAATCCCAACTCATCTATGAGGATAGTTCTGAAGGGAAATATTATTCTCAAGCGTGTCCTAGAAGAGAAAAGACCACCGTGGCTGCACCATCAAGATCTTATCATGGGAGTCTATCAAGACATGCTCACAGCAAGCCATGGAACTACAATGGAGATCAGTTTTATCAGAATCGCTTGGCTGCACCATCTATACATTTTTCTGGTCATAAGCAAGGACCAAGTGCATATCTAAGGTGGGAGGACGACATGGAGCAATGGTTTATAGCTTGGAGAATTCCAGAGAAGCTAAAGCTAACTTATGCGAAGGATACCTTAACCGGAGAGGCATACAATTGGTGGAGTCAGCTAGATGCTGATAGGATCTATTTCAATGATCCGGCTTTTACTTGGAAAGAGGTTAAGATGCTCATGTATAGTGAGTTTGTGAAGAAGGCAAAATACATTCAGAAGGTGTCCACAAGGAGATTAATAAAGCACCAAGTCTTGCAACCCACAGTTCAGAGAGAAGTTGTTTCCCAAAGACAAAGTTCAAGGCCAGTGCATCCACCTCAAGTCAAACGAAACCAAGGTGAGCACTCTAACTCTTTAAAACCATCTGAGGTTATTTGTTATAGGTGTCAAGGCAAGGGCCATCTAGCAAAGGAGTGTCCCACAAAACGAGTTGTGAAGTCAGTACTATCTGAagcaaaagaaacaaacttggAGGTAAGTGATTCCGATACTAGAATTGATGATTCCTTTTCTAGAATGGATAAACATATGGATGATCTTATCAACTTGATTAAAGCTAGATCTACTTCTGTTTCTAGTAATTCCATGACTGTCTTAACACACTTGTCTAGCGCCCAAAAGGTTGAAAGTATTTCAGGTACTAACATAGAAATCAAGGAACAAGAACCCAACCTTGCTGCGCAATCAAGTCCAACACTTGATAAG AATGTTGATGAAGGTCTAGGTAATGAGGAGGCACGTACAGAAGCTAAACAACAAGAGAATAATGAGCAATCTACCCTAGAGACCTCTACACCAGCTGATCATGCTTTAGAGGTAGTAAATACCAAAGCTGAATCAATGCAAGATAACCAGGTAAGTGAAGCTCTAAATCTTactcaatattatttttttgaatcgTCCACTTCAAGTATGAAACACTTGCTCTTGCCCATAAGTGATGATTCAGATATAGGTACAATGGAGAAGCATCCAGAACCAAACTCACAACCTTACACCCAAGCAGTGGTCAATGGAGAAACCAATTGTGAAATAGGAGATTTCGAAAAGGAGACCATGATCCTTCCAAGGGAAATCATAGACCGACCATGGAAAGGGGGCATAGCTTCCCTACTGATCAAAGAAGAACCACCAGTTGGACAATGCATCACAAAACCGTGCATATACCAGGGTAAGACCATAGCCTCCCAAATTAGAATGAAACCtaacttgctctatcttggtgcaggtaAATTGGTTTTGAGGACAaaaccttttgaagagggagggaatgatgaggacCTAAAGTCAGTAGCTGGACCACCAACTCATGAGATCAACCATACAAGCTACATTGGAGCCAGCAGCGACATAGGTGCACTCAAAGAAGGATATCTTTGCAACCATAAGGAATTTAAccgtgaaaccagtttctatagaTTCTCAACTCAACCAGAGCACGCAGCGAATTGGTTTCATACCAAAAAGAGTAATGGTTTAGGAGATATGCCAGTTACAAGTCAGACTATCTACACTACATCCGAATtggttctaattaaggaaagtaatTCTTTGCTTAAGGAGTGTGCAACTCAAACTCACGTGTGGAAACCAGGAGATTATTCATTACATCTAAGAGCAGTGGGAGAGTTTCTACCATGCACCAGCAGccacatgatcaagatgaatCCCTTATTTGTCAACTTACCTTACATGGATGCATTCACACTTGGAGTTATTGAGACCAACGGCTCTTTCCCCTTCTCTTCAGGCACGACTTAG
- the LOC117125932 gene encoding uncharacterized protein LOC117125932, translated as MKHRLSHEIDNYPEPDDVGIIRVTARLFGQDDNSTFTVLSLARDFIANDECKSKEDLNYFLLEAGINEDVISNAILELIVYVDEVTCPASIEYSPGCALKVRLDLIPDYLDDDDDTVMRT; from the coding sequence ATGAAACACAGATTATCCCACGAAATAGATAACTACCCTGAACCAGACGATGTGGGCATAATCAGAGTCACGGCAAGGCTCTTTGGCCAAGATGATAACTCGACGTTCACGGTTCTGTCGCTTGCAAGAGACTTCATCGCGAACGACGAGTGTAAAAGCAAAGAAGACTTGAACTACTTCTTGTTGGAAGCCGGAATCAATGAAGATGTTATCAGTAATGCGATATTGGAGCTAATTGTTTATGTTGATGAGGTAACTTGCCCTGCAAGTATCGAGTACTCTCCTGGATGTGCTTTGAAAGTTCGGTTGGATCTTATTCCTGATTAtctcgatgatgatgatgacactGTGATGAGGACCTAA
- the LOC117125803 gene encoding RING-H2 finger protein ATL79-like yields the protein MKHKLSHEIDNYPESDDAGTLRVTAKIFGQDDNSTFTTLSLAKDFLDDENEECKSKEDLNYFLLEAGITEDVIYNAILELIVYVDEVTCPESIEYSPGCALKVQLDLVPDHLDDDDDDSEIQEAAQVSFDDTSNIRFRPASKLVVKSLPRKVYKKKNENKKMVSLEECRICLQEFSNGGMVVTLSCGHEFDDECIVKWFETSHVCPLCRLELPCQDDEL from the coding sequence ATGAAACACAAACTATCCCACGAAATCGATAACTACCCTGAATCAGACGATGCGGGCACACTCAGAGTCACGGCTAAGATCTTTGGCCAAGATGATAACTCGACATTCACGACTCTGTCCCTTGCCAAAGACTTCTTAGATGATGAGAACGAAGAGTGTAAAAGCAAAGAAGACTTGAACTACTTCTTGTTGGAAGCCGGAATCACCGAAGATGTTATCTATAATGCGATATTGGAGCTAATTGTTTATGTTGATGAGGTAACATGCCCTGAAAGTATCGAGTACTCTCCTGGCTGTGCTTTGAAAGTTCAGTTGGATCTTGTTCCTGATCAtctcgatgatgatgatgatgactctGAGATTCAAGAAGCTGCTCAAGTCTCGTTTGATGATACTAGCAATATCCGGTTTCGACCAGCTAGCAAGCTCGTGGTCAAGTCGCTACCCAGGAAAGTATACAAGAAGAAGAACGAGAACAAGAAGATGGTTAGCTTGGAAGAGTGCAGGATTTGTTTGCAAGAGTTTAGCAATGGAGGAATGGTTGTGACTTTATCATGTGGACATGAGTTTGACGATGAGTGTATCGTAAAGTGGTTTGAGACCAGTCATGTTTGTCCATTGTGTCGTCTCGAGTTACCTTGTCAAGATGATGAACTATAG
- the LOC117125933 gene encoding agamous-like MADS-box protein AGL65 — protein sequence MTTYGSNISRRKRNIPKIKFCVCFFDINRKLESLEALKKTFKKLDHDINIPEFLGARNQTIESLSNQVAIFQAQLMECHRRLSCWTNIDRIENTEHLTLLEESLRKSIERIQFHKEHHGKNQLLPIECTTTQFHSGILPLAMGDNNSMQEAHSMSWLPDKDNQQTILPGDSSFIPHREMDGSIPVYTNCFFESVKQEDQKCINPGQQFELLGQQGNGFLGLQQIGEEYSYPTPFGTTLGMEEDQENEIKTEMAFKNLQQQQDPSSMFDPTASSSSCFQIPLDQPMFATDLHHHHQNWVSGSMFGQTSYNQQPN from the exons ATGACTACTTACGGAAGCAATATCAGTAGGCGAAAGAGA AATATTcctaaaataaagttttgtgtgtgtttttttgacATAAACAGGAAGCTGGAGAGCCTTGAA GCATTGAAGAAGACCtttaagaagcttgatcatGATATAAACATACCTGAGTTTTTAGGAGCAAG GAATCAAACTATTGAG AGTCTAAGTAACCAAGTGGCCATTTTCCAAGCTCAGCTTATGGAGTGTCATAGGAGGCTAAG TTGTTGGACGAACATTGATAGAATAGAAAACACTGAGCACCTCACTTTATTGGAAGAATCATTGAGGAAATCTATTGAAAGAATCCAGTTTCACAAG GAACATCACGGAAAGAACCAGCTTTTGCCAATCGAATGTACAACAACACAG TTTCACAGCGGGATATTGCCTTTGGCGATGGGAGATAATAATAGTATGCAAGAAGCTCACTCCATGTCTTGGCTTCCTGATAAAGATAACCAGCAAACAATATTACCTGGTGATTCCAGCTTTATTCCTCATAG AGAGATGGATGGTTCGATTCCGGTTTACACAAACTGCTTCTTTGAGTCTGTAAAACAAGAAGATCAGAAATGCATCAACCCTGGACAACAGTTTGAGCTGTTAGGACAACAAGGAAATGGTTTCTTGGGTTTACAACAAATTGGGGAGGAATATTCGTATCCTACACCATTTGGTACTACTCTTGGAATGGAAGAAGATCAAGAGAATGAGATAAAAACTGAAATGGCATTTAAAAActtgcaacaacaacaagatcCTTCATCAATGTTTGATCCAACAGCTAGTAGTAGTAGTTGCTTTCAAATCCCTCTTGATCAACCCATGTTTGCCActgatcttcatcatcatcatcaaaattGGGTTTCAGGTTCAATGTTTGGTCAAACTTCTTACAACCAG CAACCGAACTAA
- the LOC117125934 gene encoding E3 ubiquitin-protein ligase RNF181-like, which translates to MITRPGINEDVISNAILELIVYVDEVTCPASIEYSPGCALKVRLDLIPDYLDDDDDTEIQEAAQVSFDETSSIWFRPASKLVVKSLTRKIYNKKIKKEKKKMVSLEECRICLQDFNNGGMVVTLSCGHEFDDECIVKWFETSHVCPLCRLELPCQDEL; encoded by the exons ATGATAACTCGAC CCGGAATCAATGAAGATGTTATCAGTAATGCGATATTGGAGCTAATTGTTTATGTTGATGAGGTAACTTGCCCTGCAAGTATCGAGTACTCTCCTGGATGTGCTTTGAAAGTTCGGTTGGATCTTATTCCTGATTAtctcgatgatgatgatgacactGAGATTCAAGAAGCTGCTCAAGTCTCGTTTGATGAGACTAGCAGTATCTGGTTTCGACCAGCTAGCAAGCTCGTTGTCAAGTCGCTAACCAGAAAAATATACAACAAGAAgattaaaaaggaaaagaagaagatggttaGCTTGGAAGAGTGCAGGATCTGTTTGCAAGACTTTAACAATGGAGGAATGGTTGTGACTTTATCATGTGGACATGAGTTTGACGATGAGTGTATCGTAAAGTGGTTTGAGACCAGTCATGTTTGTCCGTTGTGTCGTCTCGAGTTGCCATGTCAAGATGAACTATAG